From the genome of Acidobacteriota bacterium, one region includes:
- a CDS encoding transglycosylase domain-containing protein — protein MLPGALPGRTLHIRSRLPELPSCTLTFEGDRIAAISVDSRPVDQVEVEPETLIALMRMVRDERAREMNVRRIVLPASAYIPSPLYDAVRASEDKTFESSNGIDELGIARSGLKWITSGFKRTSGGSGLTQQLMKIAVLKESDKTFSRKERELFLSLAATRMMTRQEIFCAYANNVYLGHVENGPTLLGFEAAAQEFFGAEVRSLTVAQSASLAALLNQPEIYLRAAHNNDYSLLLARRERVLNLMQQLSPNRYSAETIAQAKAEPLRFIFASQQQPERSLDLISKPFENLAASELTETLGRDFAAGNVHIFTTIEPELQIAACKAVNDQLSRMDPMVARVRRTLPADQRGDEPIQAALVAMDAQTGEILAMANGRNSEFNYATAKRSTGSAIKPFVYLQAVDHGWHAGEPFTEATIIDPQNDQVDDYRPTSHVGAPGTARALLARSDNGAAVVAAHDAGLASVREFIHRATGAYSDDLTGMLAIGGSAGSETTALDLCEGYSIFANGGAKVSHTPFAAVYRDGARINLPRPLPIRIVDPAPAYVLTQMMRSVLKPGGTASGALSLAGLSSDAEVSAKTGTGEVADLWFVSVSKKLIVVTWVGMPHNKPALKLEHGFQGVTTAMPIWASFIRNGVKLYRPDLLEGAIEMPANVRVLKIDPQRGCVTDGPGVEAYFVAGRELRRCSK, from the coding sequence GTGCTCCCAGGTGCGCTCCCAGGCCGAACGCTGCACATCCGCTCGCGGCTTCCCGAACTCCCTAGTTGCACGCTCACATTTGAAGGCGATCGAATCGCCGCCATTTCGGTCGATTCTCGCCCGGTCGATCAGGTCGAGGTCGAGCCGGAAACCTTGATTGCCTTAATGCGCATGGTTCGCGACGAGCGTGCGCGAGAAATGAATGTCCGCCGCATAGTCCTTCCAGCCTCTGCCTACATACCCTCGCCGTTGTACGACGCCGTTCGCGCCAGCGAGGACAAGACGTTCGAATCAAGCAACGGAATCGATGAGCTTGGTATCGCGCGCAGCGGCCTCAAGTGGATAACCAGCGGGTTCAAGAGGACGTCCGGCGGATCGGGCTTGACTCAGCAATTGATGAAAATAGCGGTGCTCAAGGAGAGCGACAAGACCTTTAGTCGAAAGGAGCGTGAGCTATTCCTGTCGCTCGCCGCAACTCGAATGATGACCCGGCAGGAAATCTTCTGTGCATACGCGAACAACGTCTATCTCGGACATGTTGAGAACGGCCCGACTCTGCTGGGGTTTGAGGCTGCCGCTCAAGAGTTCTTTGGCGCTGAGGTCCGGAGCCTCACTGTTGCCCAATCAGCCAGTCTGGCGGCTCTCTTGAATCAGCCGGAAATTTATCTTCGAGCCGCGCATAATAACGACTACTCATTGCTTCTTGCTCGCCGCGAAAGAGTCTTGAACTTAATGCAACAACTTTCCCCCAACCGCTACTCCGCCGAAACCATCGCCCAGGCAAAAGCCGAGCCCCTCAGGTTCATCTTCGCCAGCCAGCAGCAACCTGAGCGCTCGCTCGATCTGATCTCGAAGCCGTTTGAGAATCTCGCTGCAAGCGAGCTTACTGAAACCCTTGGCCGGGACTTCGCGGCGGGTAACGTCCACATCTTTACGACGATCGAGCCGGAGCTTCAGATCGCGGCCTGCAAAGCGGTGAACGATCAGCTCTCTCGCATGGACCCGATGGTCGCGCGCGTTCGCCGCACTTTGCCCGCTGATCAGCGAGGCGATGAGCCGATACAAGCTGCGCTCGTGGCCATGGACGCGCAGACGGGTGAGATTCTCGCGATGGCCAACGGGCGCAACAGCGAGTTCAACTACGCCACCGCAAAGCGCTCTACCGGATCTGCGATCAAGCCGTTCGTTTACTTGCAAGCAGTAGATCACGGGTGGCACGCGGGCGAACCGTTCACCGAAGCTACTATCATCGACCCTCAGAATGATCAGGTTGATGACTATCGCCCAACAAGCCACGTTGGCGCGCCCGGAACTGCGCGCGCGCTGCTCGCTCGCAGCGACAACGGCGCGGCGGTGGTCGCGGCTCACGACGCAGGGCTCGCTTCTGTACGGGAGTTCATACACAGAGCCACCGGCGCCTACTCAGACGACCTGACCGGCATGCTTGCGATCGGCGGATCGGCCGGCAGCGAAACCACCGCCCTCGACTTGTGCGAAGGCTACAGCATCTTCGCTAACGGCGGGGCGAAGGTATCGCATACGCCATTCGCAGCCGTCTATCGCGACGGCGCAAGAATCAACCTGCCGCGCCCATTGCCGATTCGCATCGTTGATCCTGCGCCCGCTTATGTCCTGACGCAGATGATGCGCTCGGTGCTCAAGCCGGGCGGAACGGCGAGCGGAGCACTCAGTCTCGCTGGCTTGTCGAGCGATGCAGAGGTATCCGCGAAAACGGGAACCGGAGAAGTTGCCGATCTCTGGTTCGTATCAGTTTCGAAAAAACTCATCGTAGTCACCTGGGTCGGTATGCCGCATAACAAGCCTGCTCTCAAGCTCGAGCACGGCTTTCAAGGCGTGACCACGGCAATGCCGATCTGGGCGTCATTCATAAGGAATGGAGTCAAGCTCTATCGCCCGGACCTGCTGGAAGGTGCGATCGAGATGCCGGCTAATGTACGGGTGCTGAAGATTGACCCGCAACGTGGGTGCGTCACGGACGGTCCCGGCGTGGAAGCGTACTTCGTCGCAGGGCGTGAGCTGCGCCGATGTTCTAAATGA
- the cas2 gene encoding CRISPR-associated endonuclease Cas2: MFFLVAYDICDDKRLREVAKLMEAYGKRVQRSVFECSLSKQRMAALVHESKMRMNRLEDKVQIYKLCQDCRDRFSLHSDAELSRDPDVWIC; the protein is encoded by the coding sequence ATGTTTTTTCTAGTGGCTTATGACATTTGCGACGACAAGCGGCTCCGCGAAGTCGCGAAGTTGATGGAGGCGTATGGGAAGCGAGTCCAGCGCAGCGTCTTTGAATGCTCGCTCTCAAAACAGCGGATGGCCGCCCTCGTCCACGAATCGAAGATGCGCATGAATAGACTCGAGGACAAGGTCCAGATCTACAAGCTATGCCAGGACTGCCGGGATCGGTTCAGCCTGCACAGTGATGCCGAGCTCAGCCGCGACCCTGACGTCTGGATATGCTGA
- the cas2 gene encoding CRISPR-associated endonuclease Cas2: MFIVVAYDVSDDKRRTQLHKTLRRFGDRVQFSVFECVITEQLFDEMRRAVALVVLPEDNVRYYDICAACRKETVALGRAVTTTDKMVYIL; this comes from the coding sequence ATGTTCATTGTAGTTGCATATGACGTCTCCGATGATAAGCGGCGCACTCAACTCCACAAGACGTTGAGGCGCTTTGGCGATCGCGTTCAGTTCAGCGTCTTCGAGTGCGTCATCACCGAGCAACTCTTCGACGAGATGCGGCGCGCGGTCGCCCTGGTCGTCTTGCCCGAAGACAATGTGCGCTATTACGACATCTGTGCCGCCTGTCGAAAAGAGACCGTCGCTCTCGGGCGAGCCGTTACAACTACGGACAAAATGGTGTATATTCTCTGA
- a CDS encoding reverse transcriptase domain-containing protein produces the protein MQPRTKQTQSHGLLLQISSIPSLQVAWRKVRANRGSAGADAVSIRAFERNLAPNLKELGRNLLDKTYEPLPARHVCVLKPDGRQREIAILTVRDRIAQRAVLDAVEPMFERQFLDCSFAFRPERSVEMAIQRLVVARAQGFLWTVDADVENFFGALDHQLLLDDLARTLPDPDVLQLIKQWLDAGALDGGRPTLDWIRRWRSSVAGMNLAVRDAIDSRLDQFACERLGVDSPEQAETDWPAQSEAESPQNSSPGSELRRAAMGRLLQDGLLLVVAQRAALRGLFSLKALGIGGAAIGLVAAAPFALKGLEKLKSPRGTLQGAPLSPLLSNVYLHPFDLAMTKPSHRLVRYCDDFVILCRTEADARAVMRESQATLRERRLRLHPEKSRVVSPLESFKFLGHTFSPDGRVVPPPSLPEVVTQRIIEFAGRHRRQTTSRIKAASTEARGLLTRLRDAVRDR, from the coding sequence ATGCAACCACGAACCAAACAAACTCAGTCACACGGCCTGTTACTCCAGATCTCTTCCATCCCCTCGCTCCAGGTCGCCTGGCGCAAGGTACGCGCGAATCGCGGCTCAGCCGGCGCCGATGCCGTCAGCATCCGCGCCTTCGAGCGCAATCTCGCGCCGAACCTTAAAGAGCTCGGCCGCAACCTGCTCGATAAGACCTACGAACCGCTCCCTGCACGCCACGTCTGCGTCTTGAAGCCCGATGGCCGCCAGCGCGAGATCGCTATCCTCACCGTTCGCGACCGCATCGCGCAGCGCGCCGTGCTCGATGCCGTCGAGCCCATGTTCGAAAGGCAGTTCCTCGATTGTAGCTTTGCCTTTCGCCCCGAACGTTCTGTCGAGATGGCCATCCAGCGCCTCGTCGTAGCTCGCGCCCAGGGCTTCCTGTGGACCGTCGACGCCGACGTCGAAAACTTCTTCGGCGCGCTCGATCATCAGCTTCTCCTCGATGACCTCGCTCGCACACTGCCCGACCCGGATGTATTGCAGTTGATCAAGCAGTGGCTCGACGCCGGAGCGCTGGACGGAGGTCGCCCGACCCTGGACTGGATACGGCGCTGGCGATCTTCAGTAGCCGGAATGAACCTGGCGGTTCGCGACGCCATCGACAGCCGCCTCGATCAATTCGCCTGCGAGCGCCTTGGTGTTGATAGCCCCGAGCAAGCCGAAACGGATTGGCCTGCGCAATCGGAAGCTGAATCGCCGCAAAACAGCTCGCCGGGCTCGGAACTCCGCCGCGCCGCCATGGGGCGCTTGCTTCAAGACGGATTGTTGCTCGTCGTAGCCCAACGCGCGGCGCTTCGGGGGTTGTTCTCCCTCAAAGCCCTCGGCATAGGCGGCGCCGCTATTGGGTTAGTTGCCGCTGCGCCATTCGCGCTAAAGGGACTCGAAAAGCTCAAGTCTCCACGAGGTACCCTCCAGGGGGCGCCGCTTTCGCCGCTGCTGTCCAATGTCTACCTGCATCCGTTCGACCTGGCGATGACGAAACCCTCTCACAGGCTCGTCCGCTACTGCGACGATTTCGTCATCCTTTGCCGGACCGAAGCCGACGCGCGCGCGGTGATGCGCGAATCTCAAGCCACCCTTCGCGAGCGCCGCCTTCGCCTCCATCCTGAGAAGAGCCGAGTCGTTTCGCCGCTCGAGTCGTTCAAGTTCCTGGGTCACACGTTCAGCCCGGATGGTCGTGTCGTTCCGCCACCGTCATTGCCGGAGGTCGTTACCCAGCGAATAATCGAGTTCGCCGGCCGGCATCGCCGCCAGACCACTAGTCGAATAAAAGCAGCAAGCACCGAAGCAAGAGGCCTTCTCACTCGACTAAGAGACGCGGTGCGCGACCGGTGA
- a CDS encoding RDD family protein, producing MGMIRSALMNTTAARLARMRESAGCECGARLPNAASFCPACGAAAHTIQSSAVTSRQSTVARRLLAEVIDRLAPLPFIAYVFPPWVFVVIAYHLICDGAPSGRGPGKWIFRLRVVSVSSKQPCGICRAALRRLSIALGQAAYCTWALVPFAIAYELVSLAFVWLNPTGRRIEDYLAGTQVISEGQYQKLRPVCAGCGERVPVSTKYCPHCGTRGCS from the coding sequence ATGGGAATGATCAGAAGCGCGCTAATGAATACCACCGCTGCTCGGCTCGCGAGAATGCGCGAATCCGCAGGCTGCGAATGTGGCGCCCGGCTACCGAACGCTGCGAGCTTCTGCCCGGCTTGCGGCGCGGCTGCGCACACCATTCAGTCCTCGGCAGTCACAAGCCGGCAATCGACCGTGGCGCGCCGTCTCCTGGCGGAAGTGATCGATCGCTTGGCGCCGCTGCCATTCATCGCTTACGTGTTCCCTCCGTGGGTGTTCGTAGTCATTGCTTATCACTTGATATGTGACGGCGCGCCTTCGGGCCGCGGCCCAGGCAAGTGGATCTTCCGCCTTCGAGTTGTGTCCGTGTCATCAAAGCAGCCTTGTGGGATTTGCCGAGCCGCGCTACGACGTTTGTCAATTGCTCTCGGCCAGGCTGCCTATTGCACGTGGGCGCTTGTGCCATTCGCAATAGCGTATGAGCTTGTCTCGCTCGCGTTCGTGTGGCTCAACCCGACTGGCCGGCGGATCGAGGACTATCTAGCCGGTACGCAAGTCATCAGCGAGGGTCAGTATCAGAAACTCCGGCCTGTCTGCGCGGGGTGCGGCGAGCGTGTCCCGGTATCAACCAAGTACTGTCCTCATTGCGGGACGCGGGGGTGCTCGTAG
- the cas1 gene encoding CRISPR-associated endonuclease Cas1, which yields MPTLYITDQQATLRKTHNRLVVERDNVKLAEIHDFKVDRVVIFGNVQVSTQAMAFLLDRGIDTTFLSSHGKLKGRLAPLESKNAFLRVRQYERVRDVRFAAEVASAIVSGKIDNSSEVLARHQRNHPECKLQLEISLLARLSVKATEKPTIDVLRGIEGQAAAIYFKGFPRMLRRSMDFKKRTRRPPTDPINALLSFAYTLLYNEAIGALVSVGFDPYLGFLHSLDYGRCSLALDLIEELRALIADRLVLNVTNLEVVKANDFTGDALQGIQIKDAARKRFLNEYERLMTAEFPHRRTGERMNFRRVLHDQALAMQRTVSQGAPYQPFRGWH from the coding sequence ATGCCAACTCTCTACATCACCGACCAACAAGCCACTCTCCGCAAGACTCACAACCGCCTCGTCGTCGAGCGCGACAACGTCAAGCTCGCCGAGATTCACGACTTCAAAGTTGACCGAGTCGTAATCTTCGGCAACGTTCAAGTCTCAACCCAGGCCATGGCTTTCCTGCTCGACCGCGGCATTGACACCACCTTTCTCAGCTCACACGGCAAGCTCAAGGGCCGCCTCGCGCCGCTCGAATCCAAGAACGCCTTTTTGCGCGTGCGCCAGTATGAGCGAGTCCGCGATGTCCGCTTCGCCGCCGAGGTCGCTAGCGCCATCGTATCCGGCAAGATCGACAACTCTTCAGAAGTGCTCGCCCGTCATCAGCGCAATCATCCCGAATGCAAGCTCCAGCTCGAGATCTCTCTACTCGCAAGGCTTTCAGTGAAGGCCACCGAGAAACCCACCATCGACGTGCTTCGAGGAATAGAAGGCCAGGCGGCCGCGATCTATTTCAAAGGCTTTCCTCGGATGCTACGCCGCTCGATGGATTTCAAAAAGCGAACGCGCCGCCCGCCGACTGACCCGATAAACGCCCTGCTCAGCTTCGCCTACACGCTGCTGTACAACGAAGCAATCGGGGCACTGGTATCGGTGGGCTTCGATCCTTACTTAGGCTTCCTGCACAGCCTTGACTATGGCCGCTGTTCGCTCGCGCTCGATCTAATCGAGGAGCTGCGCGCGCTGATTGCCGACCGGCTCGTGCTGAATGTAACAAATCTGGAAGTGGTAAAGGCGAACGATTTCACTGGCGACGCCCTCCAGGGCATTCAGATCAAGGACGCCGCACGTAAACGATTTCTCAACGAGTATGAGCGCTTGATGACCGCCGAGTTCCCGCACCGGCGCACCGGCGAACGAATGAACTTCAGGCGTGTCCTTCACGATCAAGCGCTCGCAATGCAAAGGACCGTATCACAGGGCGCGCCATATCAGCCCTTCCGGGGCTGGCACTAG